The following proteins are encoded in a genomic region of Variovorax paradoxus:
- a CDS encoding NUDIX hydrolase has protein sequence MISVHLHGQRFQVRAAAVILHAGHLLVHRAPGDAYWALPGGRVEVGEQASATIVREMKEELGEDVECGELLHIAENFFDLGGQRNHEIGFYFRVSLAETSGCLDKARIYPGIESHLELEFRWFPVAELASINLRPTFLPASLAADPPVFSHAVQREYP, from the coding sequence ATGATTTCAGTCCATCTTCACGGCCAGCGCTTTCAGGTTCGTGCCGCTGCAGTCATCCTTCATGCCGGCCACCTGCTCGTGCACCGGGCTCCGGGCGACGCGTACTGGGCCTTGCCGGGAGGCCGGGTCGAAGTGGGCGAGCAGGCGTCGGCCACGATCGTCCGCGAGATGAAGGAAGAACTCGGCGAAGACGTCGAATGCGGCGAGCTTCTCCACATTGCGGAGAACTTCTTCGACCTCGGCGGCCAGCGCAATCACGAGATCGGCTTTTACTTTCGCGTCTCGCTGGCCGAGACTTCGGGCTGCCTCGACAAGGCGCGGATCTACCCGGGCATAGAGAGCCACCTGGAACTGGAGTTTCGCTGGTTCCCGGTCGCGGAGCTTGCGTCCATCAATCTGCGGCCGACCTTTCTTCCGGCCTCTCTGGCAGCCGATCCGCCGGTTTTCTCGCACGCGGTGCAGCGCGAATACCCCTGA
- a CDS encoding LysR family transcriptional regulator: MSHGIQPSELGFFVQIATGGSLSAAARNLGVSTPAVSKRLSQMEQRLRTPLVNRTTRRMSLTPEGEVFLEHARRILGELDDLDQLLAKGSGSPKGLLRVNATLGFGRMHVAPVISRYSRLCPDVEVQLQLSADPPPLTDDAFDVCVRFGEPPDARVIAKRLAPNRRLLCASPKYLAQRGMPAVPSDLARHDCIGIRQGNDAYGVWRLSSGKGHREHTETVKVRGALTTNDGEIAVRWALDGHGIVMRAEWDIERYLTSGRLVQVLPQYRTPNADIHAVYAQRHQLSSRIRVFVECLSEAFSRLGSGTARS, translated from the coding sequence ATGAGCCATGGCATCCAGCCCTCCGAACTGGGCTTCTTCGTTCAAATTGCCACCGGCGGCAGCCTGAGCGCCGCGGCGCGCAATCTGGGCGTCTCCACGCCGGCGGTGAGCAAGCGGCTGTCCCAGATGGAGCAGCGGCTTCGCACGCCGCTGGTGAACCGCACCACGCGGCGCATGAGCCTCACGCCCGAGGGCGAGGTGTTCCTCGAACACGCACGCCGCATCCTCGGGGAGCTCGATGACCTGGACCAGCTCCTGGCCAAAGGCAGCGGATCGCCGAAAGGCCTGCTGCGCGTGAATGCCACTTTGGGCTTCGGCCGCATGCACGTGGCGCCGGTGATTTCACGCTACAGCCGCTTGTGCCCCGACGTCGAGGTGCAGTTGCAGCTGTCTGCCGACCCGCCGCCGCTGACCGACGACGCCTTCGATGTCTGCGTCCGCTTCGGCGAGCCCCCTGACGCCAGAGTGATCGCGAAGCGGCTCGCGCCGAACCGCCGGCTGCTGTGCGCCTCGCCCAAGTACCTCGCGCAGCGCGGCATGCCGGCGGTGCCGAGTGACTTGGCGCGCCATGACTGCATTGGGATTCGCCAGGGCAACGACGCCTACGGGGTCTGGCGCCTGTCGAGCGGAAAGGGCCACCGGGAGCACACCGAGACCGTCAAGGTCCGCGGCGCGCTGACCACCAACGACGGGGAGATTGCGGTGCGCTGGGCGCTGGACGGGCATGGCATCGTGATGCGCGCCGAGTGGGACATCGAGCGCTATCTGACAAGCGGCCGCCTGGTGCAGGTGCTGCCGCAGTACCGGACGCCCAATGCGGACATCCATGCCGTCTACGCGCAGCGGCATCAGCTCTCATCGCGCATACGGGTGTTCGTGGAGTGTTTGTCCGAGGCCTTCTCGCGCCTGGGTTCCGGCACTGCCAGAAGCTGA
- a CDS encoding tartrate dehydrogenase — protein sequence MKTYKIATIPGDGIGKEVVPAGQQVLEALASAGSGFKFEFENFGWGGDWFRTHGTMMPADGLDALRGKDAILFGSAGDPHIPDHITLWGLRLKICQGFDQYANVRPTRILPGIDGPLKRCGPDDLNWVIVRENSEGEYAGVGGRVHQGHPIEAATDVSMMTRAGVERIMRFAFKLAQSRPRKLLTVITKSNAQRHAMVMWDEIALQISKEFPDVTWDKELVDASTARMINRPASLDTIVATNLHADILSDLAAALAGSLGIAPTGNIDPERRYPSMFEPIHGSAFDIMGKGLANPVGTFWSVVMMLEHLGEAEAAKRVMEAIEAVTADPALHTRDLGGIATTAQVTQAVCARLGSTERQRQAA from the coding sequence ATGAAGACGTACAAGATCGCAACCATCCCCGGGGACGGCATCGGCAAGGAAGTCGTGCCCGCGGGCCAGCAAGTGCTGGAAGCCCTCGCTTCGGCGGGCAGCGGCTTCAAGTTCGAGTTCGAGAATTTCGGCTGGGGCGGCGACTGGTTTCGCACGCACGGCACGATGATGCCGGCCGACGGCCTCGACGCGCTGCGCGGCAAGGACGCCATTCTGTTCGGCTCGGCGGGCGACCCGCACATTCCCGACCACATCACGCTCTGGGGCCTGCGCCTGAAGATTTGCCAGGGCTTCGACCAGTACGCCAACGTGCGCCCGACGCGCATCCTGCCGGGCATCGACGGCCCTCTGAAGCGCTGCGGGCCCGACGACCTCAACTGGGTGATCGTGCGCGAGAACTCCGAAGGCGAATACGCGGGTGTCGGCGGCCGCGTGCACCAGGGCCACCCCATCGAAGCCGCCACCGACGTGTCGATGATGACCCGCGCCGGCGTCGAACGCATCATGCGCTTCGCGTTCAAACTCGCGCAGTCACGCCCCCGCAAGCTCCTGACCGTCATTACCAAGAGCAACGCCCAGCGCCATGCGATGGTGATGTGGGACGAGATTGCGTTGCAGATCTCCAAGGAGTTTCCGGACGTCACCTGGGACAAGGAACTGGTCGATGCATCGACCGCACGCATGATCAACCGGCCGGCCTCGCTCGACACCATCGTGGCCACCAACCTGCATGCCGACATCCTCAGCGACCTGGCCGCCGCGCTCGCGGGCAGCCTGGGCATTGCGCCCACCGGCAACATCGACCCCGAACGCCGCTACCCATCGATGTTCGAGCCCATCCACGGGTCGGCCTTCGACATCATGGGGAAGGGCTTGGCCAATCCGGTAGGTACCTTCTGGTCGGTCGTGATGATGCTCGAGCATCTGGGCGAAGCCGAGGCCGCAAAGCGCGTCATGGAAGCGATCGAAGCCGTGACAGCCGACCCGGCGCTGCATACGCGCGATCTCGGAGGCATCGCCACCACGGCGCAGGTTACGCAGGCGGTATGCGCGCGGCTCGGGTCGACCGAGCGGCAGCGCCAGGCCGCCTAG